A stretch of the Deltaproteobacteria bacterium genome encodes the following:
- a CDS encoding isocitrate lyase/phosphoenolpyruvate mutase family protein codes for LIGRLAAAIDGPMNVLAGANTPPVPKLRDLGVRRVTVGSNLAKAAMSQVRRAADELRGPGTFEFAREVYTQADIHRILTSPGGHGKH; via the coding sequence GCTGATCGGCCGGCTGGCCGCCGCCATCGACGGGCCGATGAACGTGCTGGCCGGCGCGAACACTCCGCCGGTTCCGAAGCTTCGCGATCTGGGCGTCAGGCGGGTGACCGTCGGCAGCAACCTTGCCAAGGCGGCGATGTCTCAGGTGCGGCGGGCTGCCGATGAGTTGCGTGGACCGGGTACCTTCGAATTTGCCCGCGAGGTTTACACACAAGCCGACATCCACCGAATCCTCACCAGCCCGGGCGGCCACGGAAAGCACTGA
- a CDS encoding sulfotransferase domain-containing protein translates to MSRVSPVLRRARSVAEMISFRGGIGSAASRAAALAFRPKPTDVFIATFPKCGTTWLQQIVHGLRTRGSMDFEEITLVVPWLELALDLGIDPDAPQVAAPRAFKSHLSWHDVPKGGRYISMVRDPGDVLVSMYHFHEGWRFEAGAITLEDYSRNFFLAPERDRGYWKHVASWWPQRGREDVLMLSYESALADVPGTVRRIAGFIGCPIDDELLEIVVRQSSIGFMKAHGTRFDDHVLRAARNAANGLPPGGASSKLRGGRVGDHVDRLPMDVRAALDGIWREAMESRFGLASYPEMVAALGPADGSLAVG, encoded by the coding sequence ATGAGCCGCGTGTCCCCTGTTCTCAGGCGCGCCCGCTCGGTCGCCGAGATGATCTCCTTCCGGGGCGGCATCGGCAGCGCGGCCAGCCGGGCCGCGGCGCTGGCGTTTCGTCCGAAGCCCACCGATGTCTTCATCGCCACCTTCCCCAAGTGCGGCACTACCTGGCTGCAACAGATCGTCCACGGGCTCAGGACCCGGGGTTCAATGGACTTCGAGGAGATCACTTTGGTGGTGCCGTGGCTCGAGCTGGCGCTGGATCTCGGCATCGATCCTGATGCGCCTCAGGTCGCGGCGCCGCGCGCGTTCAAGAGCCACCTGAGCTGGCACGACGTCCCCAAGGGGGGCCGCTACATTTCCATGGTGCGGGACCCCGGGGACGTGCTGGTGTCCATGTATCACTTCCACGAGGGTTGGCGTTTCGAGGCCGGGGCCATCACCCTGGAGGACTACTCCCGGAATTTCTTTCTGGCGCCGGAGCGGGACCGAGGCTACTGGAAACACGTGGCCTCGTGGTGGCCACAACGTGGCCGCGAGGACGTGTTGATGCTGAGCTACGAGTCGGCCCTGGCGGACGTGCCCGGAACGGTGCGGCGCATCGCCGGGTTCATTGGCTGTCCGATTGACGACGAGCTGCTGGAGATCGTCGTCCGCCAATCCTCCATCGGATTCATGAAGGCGCACGGAACTCGGTTCGACGACCACGTGCTGCGCGCCGCGCGAAATGCCGCCAACGGCTTGCCGCCCGGAGGCGCATCGTCCAAGTTGAGGGGCGGCCGGGTGGGCGACCACGTGGACAGGCTGCCGATGGACGTGCGGGCAGCCCTGGACGGCATTTGGCGCGAGGCGATGGAGAGCCGTTTCGGGCTCGCGTCCTACCCCGAGATGGTGGCCGCCCTCGGCCCCGCCGACGGCTCGCTGGCCGTTGGTTAG
- a CDS encoding MFS transporter — translation MPVSVTPVMTPWLRDFIDNRVFGPNHRWWALWVVVVSVFIATTDVGMLTISLPVIITEFRADITFAGWIVFVYALVTGALYLPCGRLSDLLGRKLTFSAGFLVYGVASALAGMANGPTHLMACRVGQAVGAALMMTNTFALTASLFTGADRGRAMGLSGGLVSAVGFTLGPVVGGFITFTLGWRYIFFISSALSFVGFAAARFLLLNDRDTGKKAQREPFDFAGAALFAVGLTFLLLGITRGGLGYWGLVLSAVFLGLFVWREATCPYPILDLALLRIVPFAAGNIARLSTFVALSTNELMMPFLLQLVLGMDPLEAGGLMTAIALVLIVVSPSAGWLTDRIGSTVPAAAGGAVVAVAMYSMSFLGQDSTPAEIVPRLALLGVGLGLFQTPNNHGLVSSVPPERLGIASSVISIIRSVGRSLGTATATAFVGMRLAAVSNESGPQDLAALNLAENPRLLEAFMEGYGYAYMTAACLGLSALAFTLIAATGRGADTRKRG, via the coding sequence ATGCCCGTTTCCGTCACACCCGTCATGACACCCTGGCTCAGAGACTTCATCGACAACCGCGTCTTCGGCCCCAACCACCGCTGGTGGGCACTGTGGGTGGTCGTGGTCTCCGTCTTCATCGCCACCACGGATGTCGGCATGCTTACCATAAGCCTGCCGGTCATCATAACCGAGTTCCGCGCGGATATCACTTTCGCCGGCTGGATCGTATTCGTCTACGCGCTGGTGACGGGTGCTCTGTATCTTCCTTGCGGCCGGCTGTCGGACCTCCTCGGACGCAAGCTCACTTTCTCCGCCGGTTTTCTGGTCTACGGCGTGGCCTCGGCCCTGGCGGGTATGGCCAACGGGCCCACCCACTTGATGGCCTGCCGCGTAGGTCAGGCCGTGGGCGCCGCGCTGATGATGACCAACACCTTCGCGCTCACCGCCAGCCTCTTCACCGGTGCCGACCGGGGCCGCGCCATGGGCCTTTCCGGCGGCCTCGTCTCCGCCGTCGGCTTCACCCTCGGCCCCGTGGTGGGCGGGTTCATCACCTTCACGCTGGGATGGCGCTACATCTTCTTCATCTCCAGTGCGCTGTCTTTCGTCGGCTTCGCCGCGGCCCGCTTCCTCCTGCTGAACGACCGGGACACGGGCAAGAAGGCGCAACGGGAGCCCTTCGACTTCGCCGGCGCCGCCCTGTTCGCCGTCGGGCTGACGTTCCTGCTGCTGGGCATTACCCGGGGCGGCCTGGGCTACTGGGGGCTCGTGTTGAGCGCCGTCTTCCTGGGCCTGTTCGTCTGGCGGGAGGCCACCTGCCCCTACCCCATCCTCGATCTCGCGCTGCTGCGGATCGTGCCCTTCGCCGCGGGCAACATCGCGCGCCTCTCCACCTTCGTGGCCCTCAGTACCAACGAGCTGATGATGCCGTTCCTGCTCCAGCTCGTGCTGGGCATGGACCCGCTGGAGGCCGGCGGCCTGATGACCGCCATCGCCCTCGTGCTCATCGTGGTGTCGCCGTCGGCCGGTTGGCTCACGGACCGCATCGGCTCCACCGTTCCGGCCGCCGCCGGCGGCGCCGTGGTGGCCGTGGCCATGTATTCCATGAGCTTCCTGGGCCAGGACTCCACGCCGGCGGAGATCGTGCCGCGACTGGCCCTGCTGGGCGTGGGCCTGGGGCTTTTCCAGACCCCCAACAACCACGGCCTCGTCAGCTCCGTGCCGCCCGAGCGGCTGGGCATCGCCTCCTCGGTCATCTCCATCATCCGCAGCGTGGGCCGCTCCCTGGGTACCGCCACCGCGACGGCGTTCGTGGGCATGCGCCTGGCGGCCGTCAGCAACGAGTCCGGCCCGCAGGACCTGGCCGCGTTGAATCTCGCGGAAAACCCGCGCCTCCTGGAGGCGTTCATGGAGGGATACGGCTACGCCTACATGACCGCGGCGTGCCTGGGACTGAGCGCGCTGGCGTTCACGCTGATCGCGGCGACGGGAAGAGGTGCCGACACGCGCAAACGGGGCTGA
- a CDS encoding type II toxin-antitoxin system PemK/MazF family toxin, with the protein MRRGEIRWYRFARQDKRRPVLVLTRDSIIASLGEVTVAPVTTTVRGTPSEVPCPRTTACRETAP; encoded by the coding sequence ATGCGTCGGGGCGAGATCCGCTGGTACCGCTTCGCTCGCCAGGACAAGCGCCGGCCCGTGCTCGTCCTCACGCGCGACTCGATCATCGCGAGCTTGGGCGAGGTCACGGTCGCTCCCGTCACCACCACGGTTCGCGGAACCCCCAGCGAGGTACCTTGTCCGCGGACGACGGCATGCCGCGAGACTGCGCCGTGA
- a CDS encoding ribbon-helix-helix protein, CopG family, whose amino-acid sequence MDADLVQRVDRRAKRLGTTRSGFTREALRSALERYEEAELEELHRAGYREKPPSNQEFGIPEQDHAWGDGPWKDE is encoded by the coding sequence ATGGATGCTGACCTTGTGCAGCGGGTCGATAGGCGAGCAAAGCGCCTCGGCACCACCCGATCGGGGTTTACGCGTGAAGCGTTGAGATCCGCGTTGGAGCGCTACGAGGAGGCGGAACTGGAGGAGCTTCACAGAGCCGGTTACCGTGAAAAACCTCCCTCCAATCAGGAGTTCGGCATACCGGAACAGGACCACGCCTGGGGCGACGGCCCATGGAAGGACGAGTGA
- a CDS encoding inositol monophosphatase, which yields MIARNPLTSRFELAQAVVREVGSLARSLRQSSLVVSEKGKQDWVTNADLAVEARLLEAIRGAFPCDAILAEETLGTAEEGERLWIIDPIDGTTNFAEGLDLWAISVGFAMKGRIEFGVIYAPDRDEFYVAARGEGASLNGVPMKVGDAAEHHSLILLGRSNRTDHAAYLDLVDRIARSDHDYRRLGSAALSLALVARGLAGAYYEAHLNSWDFAAGLVICDEAGCRSAFAEVDLARGGPVLVARPGFLGHAQALVNPDTGSS from the coding sequence ATGATCGCACGAAACCCGTTGACATCCCGCTTCGAGCTCGCCCAAGCCGTCGTCCGTGAAGTTGGCTCCCTGGCGCGGTCACTGCGACAGTCTTCCCTGGTGGTCTCCGAGAAGGGCAAGCAGGACTGGGTGACCAACGCCGACCTCGCGGTGGAAGCGCGGCTCCTGGAGGCCATCCGTGGAGCCTTTCCATGTGACGCCATCCTCGCCGAGGAGACACTAGGGACGGCGGAGGAGGGGGAGCGCCTCTGGATCATCGATCCCATCGACGGAACGACGAACTTCGCCGAAGGCCTGGACCTGTGGGCGATCTCGGTGGGTTTCGCGATGAAGGGCCGGATCGAGTTCGGCGTGATCTACGCCCCGGACCGGGACGAGTTCTATGTGGCGGCTCGCGGCGAAGGGGCCAGCCTCAACGGCGTTCCGATGAAGGTCGGCGACGCGGCGGAGCACCACAGCCTGATCCTTCTGGGCCGCTCGAACCGCACCGATCATGCCGCGTACCTGGATCTCGTCGACCGCATCGCGAGGTCCGACCACGACTACCGGCGGCTCGGCTCGGCGGCGCTGAGCCTCGCCCTGGTGGCACGGGGTCTGGCCGGCGCCTACTATGAAGCCCACCTCAATAGCTGGGACTTCGCCGCGGGGCTGGTGATATGCGATGAGGCCGGCTGCCGGTCGGCGTTCGCCGAGGTCGATCTGGCTCGCGGAGGCCCGGTCCTCGTAGCACGCCCCGGTTTTCTCGGGCATGCCCAGGCTCTCGTCAATCCGGACACTGGCAGTTCTTAG
- a CDS encoding heparin lyase I family protein — protein MRSLIITVAVLLAATHVASADYTPGRSFDYSSKTAYTDRDWNVTFYENCDLPEYASTQWLREKGERFLRFTLKNGQVGGCRSDNRFRSRALYWERAEIKQTTTLEKDHDYSLTYRVRFVKGFDNDREDFLQLHQSVSGCRGGPLVMVKFSSGYLLGATKRFFVEEVLGKWVSVRFDFNPARSYDLYLDGKKVVDNKTIHRQRACGEPHLKIGIYRPGDAEATGHRLSVMDVDKVRLVDGK, from the coding sequence ATGAGAAGTCTCATCATAACGGTCGCCGTGCTCCTGGCCGCGACCCACGTCGCCTCGGCCGACTACACTCCCGGCCGGAGCTTCGACTATTCCAGCAAGACCGCATACACGGACAGGGACTGGAACGTCACGTTCTATGAGAACTGTGATCTTCCGGAATACGCGTCCACGCAATGGCTTCGGGAGAAGGGCGAGCGGTTCCTGCGTTTCACCCTGAAGAACGGGCAGGTGGGGGGATGCCGCAGCGACAACCGCTTCAGGTCCCGAGCGCTCTATTGGGAGCGGGCGGAAATCAAGCAGACGACCACTCTGGAGAAGGACCACGACTATTCGCTGACCTATAGGGTGAGGTTCGTAAAGGGCTTTGACAACGACCGGGAGGACTTTCTGCAATTGCACCAATCGGTCAGCGGTTGCCGAGGGGGCCCTCTGGTCATGGTGAAGTTCAGCAGTGGGTACCTTCTGGGCGCTACAAAGCGCTTCTTTGTCGAGGAAGTCCTCGGGAAATGGGTGAGTGTTCGGTTCGACTTCAACCCCGCGAGATCCTATGACCTGTATCTTGATGGCAAGAAGGTCGTTGACAACAAGACCATCCACCGACAACGCGCTTGCGGTGAGCCGCATTTGAAGATCGGCATTTATCGCCCGGGGGACGCTGAAGCCACGGGCCACAGGCTGTCCGTGATGGATGTCGACAAGGTACGGCTGGTCGACGGGAAGTGA
- a CDS encoding amidohydrolase family protein, with product MTATANGNPLIVDSDAHVVECEHTWDYLDPSDRQYRPVPLAAAAEQGVTQQFWVVDGKVKGFRFPAFSEEALRERERQVGRKFADADESMELGNVGLRLEHMDDTGVDVQVLHNTMFIEQVTDRAPVEVALCGSWNRWLADIWSQSDGRLRWSCLAPTLSISDALDQVRFGKEHGACAVLMRPYEGNRLLVDPYFYPIYEEASRLDLSIAIHIANGSPWFNDLCSHPVSNAANFHRFRVPTVGAFSDIVLSEIPQVFPDLRWGFIEASAQWVPWMLHEVQKRCRVLGREWPDNPMAEFGMFVTCENSDDLAYIVQESGEDGLVIGTDYGHTDVSSDVDAIKVFRERADISEDVKRKILSDNARRLYGL from the coding sequence ATGACCGCGACTGCCAACGGAAACCCCCTGATCGTGGACTCCGACGCCCACGTGGTGGAATGCGAACACACTTGGGACTACCTCGACCCCTCCGATCGCCAGTACCGCCCGGTGCCGTTGGCGGCGGCGGCGGAACAGGGCGTCACCCAGCAGTTCTGGGTGGTGGACGGCAAGGTGAAGGGTTTCCGTTTCCCCGCGTTCTCGGAGGAAGCGCTGCGGGAGCGTGAACGGCAGGTGGGCCGCAAGTTCGCCGACGCCGACGAGTCCATGGAACTGGGCAACGTGGGGCTCCGGTTGGAGCACATGGACGACACCGGGGTGGACGTCCAGGTGTTGCACAACACCATGTTCATCGAGCAGGTCACCGACCGCGCCCCGGTGGAGGTGGCCCTGTGCGGGAGCTGGAACCGTTGGCTGGCGGACATCTGGTCCCAGTCGGACGGGCGGCTGCGGTGGTCGTGCCTGGCGCCCACGCTCAGCATTTCCGATGCCCTGGACCAGGTCCGCTTCGGCAAGGAGCACGGCGCCTGCGCCGTGCTGATGCGGCCGTACGAAGGCAACCGCCTCCTGGTGGACCCCTACTTCTACCCCATCTACGAGGAAGCCAGCCGGCTGGACCTGTCCATCGCCATCCACATCGCCAACGGCAGCCCCTGGTTCAACGACCTCTGCAGCCATCCGGTGTCCAATGCAGCCAACTTCCACCGTTTCCGGGTGCCCACCGTGGGCGCCTTCAGCGACATTGTGCTCAGCGAGATCCCGCAGGTGTTTCCGGACTTGCGCTGGGGTTTCATCGAGGCCAGCGCCCAGTGGGTGCCCTGGATGCTTCACGAGGTCCAGAAACGCTGCCGGGTACTGGGACGGGAGTGGCCGGACAACCCCATGGCGGAGTTCGGCATGTTCGTCACCTGCGAGAACAGCGACGATCTCGCCTACATCGTGCAGGAGAGCGGCGAGGACGGCCTGGTCATCGGCACCGACTACGGGCACACCGACGTTTCCAGCGACGTGGACGCCATCAAGGTCTTCCGCGAGCGCGCCGACATCTCCGAGGACGTCAAGCGCAAGATCCTGAGCGACAACGCCCGCCGGCTCTACGGGCTGTAG
- a CDS encoding amidohydrolase family protein, with translation MSADANGTSLIVDSDAHVVECDRTWDYLEGSEKQFRPVPLASPEENGASLQFWLVDGKVRGFRFPAFSEEELQRRQDLVGRKFAEAKEARELGNVGLRLEHMDDTGVDVQVLHNTMFIEQVTERAPVEVALCGSWNRWLADIWSQSEGRLRWSCLAPTLSMSDALDQIRFSKEHGACAVLMRPFENNRMLVDPYFYPIFEEACRLDMSIAVHIANGSAWLNDLYSHPVRLGATFHRFRIPTVGGFADVLFSEVPELFPKLRWGFIEASSQWVPWILHEVRNRYRTMGREWPDNPMEAFNMFVTCENSDDLPYIVQEAGEDGLVIGTDYGHTDTSSDVDAIRVFRERTDLSEDVKQKILSDNARRLYAL, from the coding sequence ATGAGCGCAGATGCCAACGGAACGTCGTTGATAGTGGACTCGGACGCCCACGTGGTGGAGTGCGACCGTACCTGGGACTACCTGGAGGGTTCGGAGAAGCAGTTCCGGCCGGTGCCGCTGGCGTCCCCGGAGGAGAACGGCGCCTCGCTGCAGTTCTGGCTGGTGGACGGCAAGGTGCGCGGCTTCCGCTTCCCGGCGTTTTCCGAGGAGGAATTGCAGCGGCGCCAGGATCTGGTGGGCCGCAAGTTCGCCGAGGCCAAGGAGGCCCGTGAGTTGGGCAACGTGGGGCTCCGCCTGGAACACATGGATGACACCGGCGTGGATGTGCAGGTGCTGCACAACACGATGTTCATCGAGCAGGTGACCGAGCGGGCGCCGGTGGAGGTGGCGCTGTGCGGAAGCTGGAACCGTTGGCTCGCGGACATCTGGTCCCAGTCCGAAGGGCGCCTGCGCTGGTCGTGTCTCGCCCCCACCCTGAGCATGTCCGATGCGCTGGACCAGATCCGCTTTTCCAAAGAGCACGGCGCCTGCGCGGTGCTGATGCGGCCCTTCGAGAACAACCGGATGCTGGTGGATCCGTATTTCTACCCCATCTTCGAGGAGGCCTGCCGTCTGGATATGTCCATCGCCGTGCACATCGCCAACGGCAGCGCCTGGCTCAACGACCTCTACAGCCATCCGGTGCGGTTGGGAGCCACCTTCCACCGTTTCCGCATCCCCACCGTGGGAGGCTTCGCCGACGTGCTCTTCAGCGAGGTCCCGGAGCTGTTCCCGAAGCTCCGCTGGGGCTTCATCGAGGCCAGCTCCCAGTGGGTGCCCTGGATCCTGCACGAGGTCCGCAACCGCTACCGGACCATGGGCCGCGAGTGGCCCGACAACCCCATGGAAGCCTTCAACATGTTCGTGACCTGCGAGAACAGCGACGACCTGCCCTATATTGTGCAGGAGGCCGGCGAGGACGGCCTCGTTATCGGTACCGACTACGGCCATACCGACACGTCGAGCGACGTGGACGCCATCCGGGTCTTCCGCGAGCGCACGGACCTGTCCGAGGACGTGAAGCAGAAGATCCTGAGCGACAACGCGCGGCGGTTGTACGCGTTGTAG